A section of the candidate division WOR-3 bacterium genome encodes:
- a CDS encoding PAS domain S-box protein yields the protein MDQKSVDKNGEKITASDNGCQEKVSNISCNDSELCCALVDQSIMGIVIVQDYRIVFANKKFAETTGYSVEELLALPLEKVKDLVHPDDRKMVWDRWRRRLQGELISPHYEYRGLKRDGKVIWLEMHASRIIFRGKPAILGMVCEITETKRAKECLKEQEELYRILVEQSHDAIYIYRGDRFLFVNKELCSITGYTEEELYKIDLWILIHPDDREWIREIARKRARGEEVPNTYVARIITKCGEVRYGEFAVSRINYGGEYAAMGSARDITERMQTEEKLKESFQKLRTTINNTLKAMAKILESRDPYTAGHQQRVAKLTKAIAERMGLNKDRVDCIYTAAVIHDIGKIYVPAEILSRPTKLNDSEFALIKTHPEIGYDILTSIDFPWPIAEVVLQHHERLNGSGYPRGLKNGEIRLEAKILALADVVEAMSSHRPYRPAKSMDETLSEIEKNKGVLYDSRIVDVCLNIFRKHAFTFD from the coding sequence ATGGATCAGAAAAGTGTAGATAAGAACGGAGAGAAGATAACCGCTTCAGACAACGGCTGTCAAGAAAAGGTATCCAATATTTCTTGCAACGACAGTGAACTCTGTTGTGCCCTTGTTGATCAATCAATTATGGGGATTGTCATAGTGCAGGACTATCGAATTGTTTTCGCAAATAAAAAGTTTGCTGAAACAACCGGTTATTCAGTTGAAGAACTGCTTGCTCTACCGCTTGAAAAAGTGAAGGATTTAGTCCATCCGGACGACCGAAAGATGGTCTGGGATAGATGGCGACGTCGTTTGCAGGGGGAGTTGATTTCGCCCCACTATGAATATCGAGGATTGAAAAGGGACGGGAAAGTTATCTGGCTTGAGATGCATGCGAGCCGGATAATCTTCAGAGGTAAACCGGCGATTCTGGGAATGGTATGTGAGATCACCGAGACCAAAAGAGCCAAGGAATGTCTTAAAGAACAGGAAGAATTATATCGGATTCTTGTTGAACAGTCACACGACGCCATATACATTTATCGGGGCGACAGATTTCTTTTTGTAAACAAAGAGCTCTGTAGTATCACCGGTTATACTGAAGAAGAGTTGTATAAGATTGATCTCTGGATTCTTATTCATCCCGACGACCGGGAATGGATTAGGGAGATAGCACGAAAACGGGCGCGTGGGGAAGAAGTACCCAATACCTATGTGGCTCGTATCATCACCAAATGTGGTGAAGTGCGCTACGGCGAGTTTGCGGTTAGCAGGATTAATTACGGCGGCGAATATGCCGCAATGGGATCTGCTCGGGACATCACCGAGCGAATGCAGACCGAAGAGAAGTTGAAAGAGAGTTTTCAGAAATTGCGGACCACGATTAATAATACATTAAAGGCGATGGCGAAGATCCTTGAGTCACGAGATCCTTATACTGCGGGACATCAACAGCGTGTTGCAAAACTGACAAAAGCGATCGCTGAAAGGATGGGATTGAATAAAGACAGGGTTGATTGTATTTATACGGCAGCGGTGATTCATGATATAGGAAAGATCTATGTCCCGGCGGAAATTCTCAGTCGGCCTACAAAATTGAATGATTCTGAATTTGCACTAATTAAAACGCATCCAGAAATAGGTTATGATATTTTGACATCGATTGATTTTCCCTGGCCCATAGCAGAGGTTGTTCTTCAACATCATGAACGGCTCAATGGTTCAGGCTATCCCCGTGGATTAAAGAATGGAGAAATTCGTCTGGAAGCAAAGATCCTGGCGCTTGCTGATGTTGTTGAAGCAATGTCTTCACATCGTCCTTATCGACCGGCTAAATCCATGGATGAGACTTTATCGGAGATTGAGAAAAACAAAGGCGTCCTTTATGATTCCAGGATTGTTGATGTATGCCTGAATATCTTCAGAAAGCACGCCTTTACGTTTGACTGA